In Helianthus annuus cultivar XRQ/B chromosome 9, HanXRQr2.0-SUNRISE, whole genome shotgun sequence, the following are encoded in one genomic region:
- the LOC110874619 gene encoding WEB family protein At3g51220 → MEMEEGLVVRGRVEIDMRRPFKSVKEAVMLFGEKVLAEEVYAGQKHKQIAINEGENNREYRTKVGAIAAELEETKQTLEKAKEEETCMAYYLASLKQELEETKSELKQLKSKQEQPYYPKHSSPVDKEIEEIKFIENPLKVEVNHPEKEESDDDYAVFEKKRSVKFASPTSLTKLMVEAPKMQETSPSSHKKKALRKTIIPSLGGIFSRKKGSQSAKTLKISK, encoded by the exons ATGGAGATGGAGGAAGGTTTGGTGGTGAGAGGGAGGGTGGAGATCGATATGCGGCGGCCTTTCAAGTCGGTTAAAGAGGCTGTTATGTTGTTCGGAGAGAAAGTTTTGGCAGAAGAGGTCTATGCCGGCCAGAAGCACAAACAG ATTGCGATCAATGAAGGAGAAAACAATCGCGAATACCGAACAAAAGTCGGAGCCATAGCCGCAGAGCTCGAAGAGACAAAACAAACCCTAGAGAAAGCAAAAGAGGAGGAAACATGCATGGCTTACTACCTCGCCTCGCTTAAACAAGAACTTGAAGAAACCAAGTCCGAGCTAAAACAACTCAAGTCGAAACAAGAACAACCCTACTATCCAAAACATTCTTCTCCGGTTGATAAAGAGATAGAAGAGATCAAATTCATCGAAAATCCACTAAAAGTAGAAGTAAATCATCCGGAAAaggaagaaagtgatgatgaTTACGCGGTATTTGAAAAGAAAAGATCGGTAAAGTTTGCTAGCCCTACTTCTTTAACCAAATTGATGGTTGAAGCTCCCAAAATGCAAGAAACAAGCCCATCTTCACACAAGAAGAAAGCCTTAAGAAAAACCATAATTCCTTCACTTGGTGGGATTTTCTCAAGAAAGAAAGGTAGTCAATCTGCAAAAACACTCAAAATTTCCAAATGA
- the LOC110876247 gene encoding uncharacterized protein LOC110876247, with protein sequence MVQSTSNPDTAQERLELVECYRLIQAQSLVDSADKWAWHDIGPIEFSVQEAKKWIVDARCASLNAGPEFSWCKWLPLKCNVFMWRTLLDRIPTKVALSSRNVLHGDSTCDLCRIEEESVDHVFTGCGLAIGTWQGIASWVKIPPIFLFSVKDIVEVVKGTGWSSRKKELLYGIFIVTCWRIWKARNERIFVQKTRSAVELVADVKSLSYLWLRSRNGTSGVDWQGWKSFDFDIM encoded by the exons ATGGTTCAG TCGACTAGTAATCCAGATACGGCCCAAGAGAGGTTAGAATTGGTTGAGTGTTACCGGTTGATTCAGGCTCAATCCTTAGTGGACTCGGCGGATAAGTGGGCTTGGCATGATATAGGCCCAATTGAGTTCTCGGTTCAGGAAGCGAAAAAATGGATAGTTGATGCCCGATGCGCTTCTTTGAATGCTGGCCCCGAATTTTCTTGGTGTAAGTGGCTTCCTTTGAAATGCAATGTGTTTATGTGGAGAACTCTTCTAGACAGGATTCCTACTAAAGTGGCGCTTAGTAGTAGGAATGTTTTGCATGGAGATAGTACGTGCGATCTTTGCAGGATAGAGGAGGAGTCTGTGGATCATGTGTTTACTGGTTGTGGCCTGGCGATAGGTACGTGGCAGGGTATTGCTAGTTGGGTTAAAATTCCGCCTATTTTCTTGTTCTCAGTTAAAGATATAGTGGAGGTGGTGAAAGGTACAGGGTGGTCGTCGAGGAAAAAGGAGTTGTTATATGGGATTTTCATCGTGACATGTTGGCGTATTTGGAAAGCTAGGAATGAGAGGATCTTTGTCCAGAAGACTCGGAGTGCTGTGGAGCTGGTAGCGGACGTTAAATCATTGTCTTACCTTTGGTTGAGGAGTAGGAATGGTACTTCTGGGGTGGATTGGCAGGGTTGGAAGTCGTTTGATTTTGATATAATGTAA